The DNA window ATGCAGCGGCACACGTGCTCCTGGGAACAGAATCACGCCGAGCGGGAACAACGGGATACGATCGAGCGTCTCCATCGCTTAGTTGCCGTGCTCGTCCTTCCATACCTCGTACCATGCCATCTGCACGGCTTCGAGTTTGGCCTCGTTCGAGGAATGGATGTCGTCCTCCCAATCGGGCAATGCCGCGATCCAATCACGCAGATCGGTGAATCGCACAGTCAGGGGATCGATGTCGGGCTTTGCCTCGAAGAGGGCTTCGCCGATGTCGTCGATGGTATTCCAGTTCATTGTCGTAAACGTTTAGTCGGCTTTGGCGCCTTCGTGGAAGAGGTGCGCGATCGATGGGTTGAGTTGAGGGATCTCGACGATGATCTCGGCATCCTTCTCGATACGAGTCTGGCAGCCAAGTCTCGATTGAAGGGTCAATCCTTCGGCTTCGTCTAGCTGATCGGCTTCGTCGTCCGTCATCTCAGGAAACGCATCCATCCCCTGTTTCACGATCACGTGGCATGTCGAGCAGGCGCAGACCCCGCCACAATTATGTTGCAAGTCGATGCCGTTTGCGAGCGCCACGTCGAGAACCGAGTCCCCGACCAACGCCTCGCACGTCACGTTCATCGGTAAGTAAGTGATCGTTGCCACGGACGAATTAAGAATTATACATTGAGAATGAAACCCTTTCTTCCATTATGGAAGTCATTCCGACCGAGGAGAGGAATCTGGGTTGTGACATTCTTCAAGAGATAGCCTGCCCAGATTCCTCGGCGTTCGTCTCGGAATGACATTCCATTCGACACGTACTTAACGAGCGGCGAACTTCTTATACCGGTCGTTCGCACGGCCCCAGTGGATATCGCCAATGAAGTTGTCGATATACGCGGCACGCTTCGGGCCGTCTTTGTGGTAGTACGCATGCTCGAATACGTCGCAAGCGACGAGCGGGATCGCACCCCACACTGCGCCATAGTGATGTTCGTCGACAACAACATTGCGAAGCTGGCCCGAGCCAAGCTGATCGACGATCAGCACGGCCCACCCTGAGAGCTTTGCTGCGATGGCGCATGCTTTGAAATCGGCCTTCCATGCATCGAACGAACCAAAATCGCGTTCAATAAGCGTTTTCAGATCCGGGGCATTTGCCACATTTCCGTCGCCGCCGAGATTTTCCCAGTAGAGATCATGAAGCACATTTCCGGCATGGTTCCACGTCCATCGACGCTTGAGTTCGCCGTAGACGGAGTAGTTGCCGTTCGACTTCGAGGCATCGGCCGTTTCGAGCGACTTTTCGATCTCGTTCAACTTATCGACATAGCCCTTATGGTGGGTATTATAATGCCAGTCGGTTGTCTCTGCGTCAATAACTTTCGCGAGCAGCGTCTTTGCTTCCTCATCGGAATACGGACGCGCTTTCAATTTGTAATCGTAAGCTTTCACAGTATTCAATTAGAATAAGTAAATATATCGGGTACACTCTTTCGTGTGCAGCCGCTTACGCGCCTGCTTCTTCGACCGCCTTGCCCGCAAGCGCTTGCGAGACCGAGGCATTGAGTATCTCTTGTGCAAGCGGTTGGGTCACTTGCTCAAGCGCTTCGGTCAGCGCCTGAATCTCTTTGGCACTATCGGAGCCTAATGCTTTTCGAAGTCCGTACAAGGCATCGATGATCTTGTCGATCTTGAGATCGGCCATTCGTGCGCGCGAGAACGTGATGGTCCCTCGGCGAATATCGCCGAGTACCTTCTCGGTTGCATTGGCGATCCGTTCGCCTTCGGTTTTGGCCTCGCCCAAACGACGGGCGGCAATATCTTCCTGCGCGTGAACGATGCTGTCGCGAAGCATGCGTTCGATCTCGTCATCGGTCAACCCGTACGACGGAGTCACGTCGATCGTCTGTGCGATGCCGGTATGCGTCTCGAGTGCGCTGACATGCAAGATGCCGTCGGCATCGATCATGAACGTCACTTCCACCTTCGCTGCGCCTGCAGGCAAGGGCGGAATGCCTTTGAGCGTAAACGACGCCAGGTGCCGGTTATCTTTTACGAAATCTCGCTCGCCTTGATACACGTTCACGACGACACCCGTCTGATTATCCGCGAACGTGGTGTATGTTTCCTTTGCCTTCGTCGGAATCGTCGTGTTTCGGGCGATAATCGTGCTCATCATCCCGCCGATCGTCTCGATACCGAGCGATAGCGGCGTGACGTCGAGCAACAGCAGTTCGGTCGAATTCCCGGCGAGCACATTGGCCTGGATCGCCGCACCGAGCGCGACCGTCTCGTCCGGGTTCAAACTGTCATGCGGTTTGCGCCCGAAGAGCTCCTGTACAAGCTGTTTGACAGCCGGCATGCGCGTTGCGCCGCCGACAAGCACGACTTCGTCGATGTCTTTGGACGTCAGATGCGCATCCTTCAACGCATCGATGCATGGCTGCTTCGTACGATCGAGGATCGGACGGATCATCATTTCAAGCTCTTGCCGGGTGAGGCTGCGCTTGTAGTTGAGGTCCAGCCGAGGGATCTTCACCTCCAGCATCGCATTCGGTGACGACGAGAGTGCGATCTTCGCGCGCTCGGATTCCGTACGGATGAGTTGAAGTTCTTCGGCGGTCGGCACAAAATTCGGCTCGATACGCTGAAGCTGCGAGATCACCAGCTCCATGATGCGGCGATCGATATCGTCGCCGCCGAGGTATGTATCGCCGTTAGTCGAGAGAACCTCAAAAATTCCGTTCGTTAGTTTCAAGATCGAAATATCGAACGTCCCGCCGCCGAGGTCGTACACGGCGATGATGCCTTCCTTCTTTTTATCGAGTCCGTACGCAAGCGCCGCTGCCGTCGGCTCGTTGACAATGCGCAGCACATCGAGCCCGGCAAGTCGCCCAGCGTCCTTCGTCGCCTGACGCTGTGCATCGTTGAAGTATGCAGGGACAGTGATCACGGCTTTCGATACCGGCTCGCCGAAATACTTCTCTGCTCGTTCTTTCAGCTCTTTGAGCACAAATGCGGAAAGTTCGATCGGCGTATACTCGCGGTCTCCGATGCTCACACGGACCAGGCCTTCTTCCTTCGGTACAAGCCGATAGGAAAGCATCCCGGCTTCTTTCTGCACATCGGAATACGACTTCCCCATCAATCGCTTGACGGAGTACACCGTATGCCCGGCATCGGTCAGGGCGCGACGCTTCGCGGGATTGCCGACGGCAATCACGGCGCCATGATCGTCGAGCGTCACGACTGACGGAACAAGCCCGCCGTCGCGGCCGGGTATGACAATCGCGTCGCCGTCCTCGACGTAGGCGATCAGCGAATTCGTCGTTCCAAGGTCGATACCGACGACCTTGCCGTCAGGTTGTTGTCCCGGTAATGCGATCTGCAGTGGCACGAGCTTCGTTAGTCGTTATAGAGTTCTGGAAACAATCGGCGTTCGGTGCACTCGATGGCGATATGAATCACCTTGATGTGCAATTCCTGAATGCGGTCGGTCGTTGCGCCCGGCACGACGATAGGAATATCGCAGAGCGGTTTCATCTTTCCCCCATCTTTGCCAAGCAGGCCCACGACCTTCATCCCCTTCTTCTTCGCGGTCTCGGCGGCAAGCAGGATGTTCGGGCTGTTACCCGATGTGGTGATACCGACGAACACATCCCCCTTTACACCAAACGCATCGACCATGCGCTCAAAGACATGTTCGAAGCCGTAGTCGTTCGAGACACAGCTCAGATGCGATGGATCGCTGAGTGCAAGAGCCGGAAGGGGCTTGCGGTCTTTGCGATAGCGGCCGGTCCACTCTTCGGCAAAGTGCATCGCATCGCAATGGCTGCCACCATTGCCGGCGGAATATACTTTGTTACCGTTGCGGAAGGTCGTCTCGAGCAGATCGACAAAGGCGTCGATCTGCGCAAGCGTATGCGAATCCTTCTGCAGTAGGATCAGGTTCTCCTCTGCGGTCTTTAGAAATCCTTGGATGTGGCTCAGACTCATCGGTCGGTCGTATGCAAAAAAGATCGTTGCTCAGTGCTTCAGGACAAGTGAGCGGCCCTCTTTCGCGGCGCTGAGTGTATCGTGTAACGTTTGGAGATAGGCTCTGGTGGCAAGGGAACGAGTCAGTGTCTCCAGTATCTTCTTCTCGTCATCGCGCAGTGCCGCACCCGGTATGCTATGTTCTGCGATCGAATCCCATGCCGAACGCTGCGTGTCGATCTCGCTGCGCAGCGCAACAATGCGTGCGTTGAGATCCGCTTCGACGTTTTGCAACTGGTTGCCGAGCTTTGCACCGGCTTGCATCAGCGCCACATGCTCCTGTACGCTCATCACGAGTTCGAGCAGATCCATCGGCACCTGCTTCGCATTCTCGACTGAATAACCAAAAAGCGACAGCAGATACTTCGTGCGCGAGATCGGGTCGCGAAGTGTGCGGTATGCAGCATTGATCTGACTCGAGCGTTCGAGCGCATCGCCGATCGCGTCGCCGCCTTTCGCAGCGGAGTGATCGGGATGGTAGCGGCGCTGCAATTCGTGAAAACGCCGCTCAAGCTGAGCGGCGTCTTCATCCCGAAAGGTTCGGGCAATACCCAGAGTCTCGAAGAAGTCGTTCACGTCGTTGTGACGATAAGGGTCTCTCCTCTTATGCTCCGAAGGAGCTGCCGCAACCGCAGGTCTTGGTCGCGTTCGGATTATTGAAGACAAATCCGCGGCCGTTGAGCCCGTCGGTGTAATCGAGCTGCGTGCCGGAAAGATAGAAGAGCGACTTCGGGTCGACGAAGATCTGGACGCCATCGATCACGATCGTCTTGTCACCTTCGCGCGGTGCCTTATCGAAACCGAGCGAGTACGACAAGCCCGAGCAACCGCCGCCTTTGACGCCGACACGAAGGCCGTACGTCTCGGGGATGTTGTTCGCCTGCATGATCTTCTGCACCTCGGCGCGAGCCTTCTCGGTCAGTGAGATCTCTTCTTCGATGTTCGAAAATGCCTTCTCGACGGTCGTTTCCTCGACCGAAGGCATCGCCATTACATCTTGATCCATCATAGCCATAGTATTCTTCTCCTCAAAATGGCTTCGAACGAATCGAAGCCGGGTGGTACAATCTACATTGCGTTATGCGTTCGCCACTTCCTCGTGCAACTGCGCTTGCTTCTTTTTGTAATCTTCGAGCGCGGCCTTGATCGCATCTTCGGCAAGTACCGAGCAGTGGATCTTTACCGGCGGAAGATTGAGCTCGGACACGATCGTCGTGTTCTTGATCGCGAGCGCCTCGTCCACCGACTTGCCTTTGATCAGCTCCGTAGCGAACGAGCTCGACGCAATGGCCGAACCGCAGCCGAACGTCTTGAACTTCGCATCTTCGATGATGCCATCGTCTGAGATCTTGATCTGCAGACGCATCACGTCGCCACATTCCGGTGCGCCGACGAGGCCTGTGCCTACGGTCGGGTCGTTCGGATCGAGCGTTCCAACATTACGCGGGTGAGCGTAATGATCCATTACCTTTTCAGAATACGCCATCGTTATCTTCTCCTTATAGCTATCTATACTTTTGTACGAAGTTCTTGCCCCGGAGATTCGTACGTTCTCACGTAAGGAAGACGGACGAAGTTATTTCATCCCTCATGTTCCTTATTTCTTCAGCCACGGCGGCGGAGCCTTGGCTCCGGCAGGTGCGGCACCACTCGCAGCAGGAGCGGCAGCGGGCTTCGGCGCTGCGGGGGCAGCCGGTTTCGGTGCTGCCGCAGCGGCGGGTTTCGCAGCCGCGACAGGCGCTGCTGCCGGTTTTGGCGGCGGCATCGATGCTTCGGGCGAGACACCCTTCAACCCTTCGATCGTCCCGCCTTCTTTCGGCGTCGAAAGTTCGGGATAGTTGAGCACGAACCCATGCGGGTTCACGCGGCGGAAGATCCCCTCTCGCTCGTAGGCGCGGGCAACTTCCAAAGCGATCTGCTCAGCACGTTCGTTGCGGATCGTCAGTCCCTGCTTGTCTTCGAAGTAATCCTGGATCGCATATTGCAGATCGCGCAGGAACACATTCGAATTATGAAACACCGGGGTGCGGATCTCCCGCATATAGCTCAGAAGCTCGTAAGGATATTCGATAAAGATGTCTGATTGTACCATATTCGGTATCGATAGTCTATCCTACAAAAATACGGCTTCGAGCAATTACCGATTGATAATTAGGAATTAGCAATTGGCTAGTGGTGTGCCCACTCGATCGACTTCAGATCGACGCCGGCTTTCGCCAACTCATAGAGCGGCGACATGTCGCGCAGATGCTTCACTGCGCCGATGAGCTTCTCGGCCGTGTAGTCGATCTCTTCCTGTGTCGTGAAGCGGCCGATACCGAAGCGGATCGACGTATGTGCCAGATCTTCACCGACACCGAGCGCCTTCAGGACGTAGCTCGGTTCGAGCGTCGCCGAGGTGCAGGCAGAGCCTGAGCTAACGGCGATGTCCTTGATCCCCATCATCAACGCTTCGCCTTCGACGAAGGCAAAGCTCACATTCAGATTGCCCGGCAAGCGGCGTGCTGCGTGCTTGATCGGGTCCGGTCCGTTGATGTACACTTCGTCGAGCGACGCCGCGATCTTGTTCCAGAGATCGTCGCGCAAGCCCTGGATGCGCTTCGTCTCGCTCTCCATCTCCGTGACGCAGAGTTCGAGTGCCTTGGCAAGACCGACTATGCCCGGTACGTTGAGCGTGCCCGAGCGCATGCCGCGTTCGTGGCCACCGCCGTCCATCTGCGAGGCAAGCTTCACGCGCGGATTCTTCTTGCGCACATAGAGCGCTCCGACGCCTTTCGGACCGTAGATCTTGTGTGCCGAGAGCGACGCGAGATCCACGTTCATGCGTTGCACGTCGAAGGGGATCTTCCCCACGGACTGGGTGGAATCCGTGTGAAAGATTACCCCCTTCTCGTGACAGATCTTTCCGATCGCCTCAAGATCCTGGATCGTCCCAACCTCGTTGTTCGCATGCATGAGCGTAACGAGAGTGGTTCGGTCAGTGATAGCATCGCGGAGTTGGTCGAGATCGACAAACCCCTCTTTGCTCACGGTGAGGTACGTGACTTTCACACCTTTTCGTTCGAGCGCTTTGCACGTATCTAAGACGGCTTTGTGCTCGGTCGTTGCCGTAATGATGTGGTCGCCTTTCGAGGCGTACATCTCGGCGATGCCTTTGATGGCAAGATTATCGGATTCGGTTGCGCCGCTGGTGAAGACGATCTCTTTCTCGTCAGCACCAATATACTTTGCGATCGTCGTGCGTGCCCAATCGACCGCTTCTTCGGCCTTCCAGCCAAAGGGGTGGTTACGGCTCGCTGCATTGCCGAAATGTTCGGTGAAATACGGCATCATCGCATCGAGGACGCGAGGGTCCATCTGCGTCGTCGCGTTATTATCTAAATAGATCGGTAGCTTTACCATACGTTTCTTCCTATACACTCTCGTACAATCCTGCGCGAAACGTCCGAAGACGCTATCACGCTGTCATCAGCTCTGCAATCGTCGTATTGCCGATCGACTCGGTCAGCTTTTCCTGAAGCTTCGCCATTGGGTGCTTGATCGTGCAGCTCTCGAACATGGAGCACGCTTCGTGGTCGGGGTTCTCGGAGGCGCACTCAGTTAAAGCGGTTACCTCGTCGAGCGCTCCGACGACTCGGTTCAGCGTGATCTGTTCGGGCGAGATCATCATGCGGTATCCGCCCCTGACTCCTTGAAAAGAGTCGATGATGCCGTCACGCTTGAGCGACTGCATGATCTTCGCCAGCAGATCGTACGGGATGTTCGTCGCATCCGATATCTCGCGCGACGTGGCCACCTGCCCGGTCTTCGCCAGGTATTGTAGCGCCATCAATCCGTATTCTACTCGCTTCGATAGTCTCAGCATATTCGCCTCATACCGGACTAAATTAGTCCGACTTTGGTCCCAAATAAAAGGCTTCTTTCTCAAGCCTAATGATTCTGACACTAGTGTAAACTCCGAGAGGTTCCTGTAAGTTCAGACTGAATGATGAGTAGTGACAAGTATGGATGGTGGGCACCAAGAAAGATGGCTCCAAGATATAAGGAAACACAGTGCCAGTGATGAAGTATTAATTCAATTGCCAATGCCCATTATTCAGGAATCTATCAAAAAAAAACCTGAGTTCAAATATCCTCTTAATCAACCATATAACAACTCTATGCGTACAATCTGGCTTTTTACTACCGGTTGTTTTTTCATCCTCAGTTTTGTACTCACGAGATCTGGGGGTGCTGTGACTCGAGACACTCTTTATGCGAATGTTGACTCCACCTCTTCAGTGAGGGTGATTATTGAAGAGACTTCTAATTGGGATACCGTCACTATATCCACGAATCTAACATCTGTACACACTCCGAATATTTCTGGCACCGCGGTATTCGACAGCGACATAACTATGACCCTCGCAGCGGACAGCTGTGTGTTTGGAATCCCGAGCAACGGCAAGAAGTACTGGGTAATACCAACACTCCCACCGCCAGGACAGGCGCCCGTTAGGGCGAATGGAGGCACATCCATTACATCGCGATGCTATGGGTGTAACTTTCCTGAAGGCACTAACTGTTATGTGGTTTGGACTATAATTATGACACCGTGGGGAGCGTTCCCATGGCCCGATTGCAAAGGATTTTGCGGCGGCGGTGATGATGATATGCCTTGCAGTTGGTCCTCTCGGCCCGGAGGAACAATTTTGTCTGGACCGAACCTTCTGCTTCACGCAGTAACGCTCGTTCTAAATGGAACGACATATAACTGAGGTTGGACTTATGAAAACGCGCCCATTCCCAAGCTTGAAAGTATGAGGTCAATTCCAGGAAGGAATAATTGTGCAATTCCAAGTTAGCTCGTGATGTACTTGTTGACGCCGAAGTATATTTGCATTGCGTTGCTCTCTTTGCAGAGTATCATTCAGCGCCCAACTTGCTCCGGAGGCTCCAGCGATCGTGTGGAAGAATCCAGGTACACAGTATTCGTATCTGGCTTCCACGCGCTATTGAATCGTCCAGAACTGCGCTGTTTGGATTCGACAACCGAATCCAAACGAGCGTCTTTCGTTCGCCGCATTCTTGCTGAAGCAAACCATTTCCATTCTGGGTCTATACGCTATGTGGTTGAAAGAAAGGCACCTTATGAGAGCAAACCCCGCTTGTACGAATGCGAGATGCGATATACTCATGACGCTAATTCCGGCAAGATCTCATTCCTACACGAAAGTGCGACAGTGCGCTCACTCTACTCAAGAGATACACTCTTTGCCTACTTCAAAAAAAGAGGTATCCTTATTTATCGACCCGGTCGGATCACCGATCCCGAGCGCGAAATCACTGCCCTGTGGTGGCGCTTTGCCTATGGGTTTCCGGGCTGGCGAAACGGGTTGCCCTCCGAGAATGAACTTATTGAATCGGGGCAGGTACAACTCGTCGGAAGCGACACATGCATCCGATTCTGCAATCCGGTCAGGCACAATCAAGTAGGTGCAAATGATCTACTTGATTCCTCACAGACACAACTCCTGATCTCACGCCTCGATCCAAGCCACTCTCTCTACGAGGAAATCTATTGGCACCCAGCAGATTCTGAGCTATTTAGGATGAGTGGGACAGGCGGCAATTACTCCACCAGCCCAGATCCCGAGATTGCGACTGAAATCGACAGCATGATTGATGCATATCGCCATAGCCCAGAGATTCGGTTCTGTTCGGAAGATGACTATGCTCAAATCGATAAGCAACTCCATGAGCCCACGAAGGAGCATCGGCTCCAAATCGGCGATACGATCCCTCTGCTCGATATCTTAACCGGCCCAGACCAAAAACCCTTGAATAAGTCGCCTCTTGCTTCGGCAAGGGTTAGTATTATTGAGGTGTACCATAATGCCTGCCAGCCGTGCATGCTCTCGCTTCGAGGCATCTCAGATCTTCGCGACACACTACGATCATATGGTGGTGACATTATTGGTATAGATCCTATCGCTGAAGACCAAGCAAACAAACCTCTAAATCAGCGAATCGACCGGATCCTCGGGCGTAGATTTAAAACGTTCAATACTCGTGGAGTACTATTCGATAAATCTTTCGACGGCCCTTTCCCCACGTTTTACGTGCTGGATGACATGCAGAGGATACGCAACATTTTCACTGGTTACTCAAAGGGCCCAACCGAGTACATGCTACTCAACGCAGCGAAGTCAATACTTCGGCAACGGTAGATTCAACGAGCTAAGGGCAGACAAATGGTTTGCAGCTAGGCGTTGCACACGCCGATAAGACTCCTCAAGATGTGTCGACCGTAAATACTGCTTACACTGCAAAGGGCAGCCCATCGGGCTGCCCTTTACTATACACGCGTATCTCGAACGGATTAGTGCTTCACGAGGCCCGTGAAGGCAACCGTGTAGCTATTCGTCGAAGCGTCGTAGTTGACGACATAGTTCGTCGGGTACGAACCGGTCTGCTGCCATGCAGCAGGCTGCTGGATCGCCGTCGAGACTTCGTTCGGCTTCGACTCCAAATAAGCCTTGGTGATCATCGGCTCCATGAAGATCACGTTACCGTGATAGCTGCCATAGATGAACGTCTTCGTGAACGTCGCGCCACCGAATTCCGGCGAGGTCGGATCGACCCAATGCACACCCATCATCGGGACGACGGAGTGATCGCTGATGAAGTGCGCCGGCAAGTACTTCGCGGTATCGAACGGCGTCATATCGGGCACCGTATCATTGATCATCATGACCGGAGCCATATCTTCCATATAGAAGTGGAAATCGAAGTGCGGCAGCTCGTACATCGCAGGCGGATGCCCGGCCGGATTCCAGTCGACCATCGCGAACTTCCACGGTGCCGGAGCGTTCGACGGGAAGTTGATCATATATGCAGCACCAACAGGGGTGTTGTTCTCGATGCTATCGAGTGCCTTCGCGCCGAAGGTGATACCGACCTCGGTCACGTCCCCAGCATCGTTGGTGATGGTATAGGTACGCACAGAATCCTTACCCATTGCAGCAGCTTGGCCATAGCTGAGCTTGGCAAGCGAGTTGGTTGGGGTCGTGGAATTATCGGAAGTACAGCTTGCGACTGCGCCAGCGAGCGAGAGCATGGCGACCGCACGAAGAAGTGTGTTTTTCATGGTTTGTTGTAACGTGAAAGAATGAATTGCACGAACACAGAACGGGCACATAAGTTATTTAGGGATAAATAGATTCCCCATGTTGGCAGTAATGTTGACGGCCCTCGGAATGTGTCGTCCCGAGCTCGGGGTAGCTCTACGCGGGCATGGTATATTTGTAACAAGTGAACCCATCGTGAACATCCTTTTTTTCTGCCTTCTGCTCTTGGTCGTGGCCGCGGTAGCTATGTGGCTGCGCTTCTATCGGTACCGGTTCGTCTCGTTTATCAAGCATGGCTACACAGACGACATGGGGCCGTTCGCGCTCGAAGGCTATGCGAACAAATTGTTTTTCTACTCCGGCGAAACGATAGACTTTTACATCCATAGTGAATTCGACGCCGGGCATGCGGTGATTACTCCCTACGCCACCATAGACGTAAACCTCGCTGAGTTCTCGTTCGCAAAAATCATGCAACCGCACACAACCACCGACTCGGAGAACGGATGCCACTGGACGCGAACAACGAGCATCGAACTCGACAGCCAGTTCACCCCGGGATACTACACCTGCCACCTCGTAAGTGCCGACCGAAGCACACGCTTCGATATCCATTTTATCATCGGTTCACGAACCCCAGCAAAAACGGTGGTCCTTGCTCCTGTCGGGACGTGGACCGCCTATAACTGTTGGGGCGGAAAATCGCTTTATCAGAACAAGTACGAAAACAAGACGGTCTATCGCGTCAGTACACAACGACCATATACACCTTTCCCTGTGAAGAATAATCTACAGGCGGAGGAGAATATATTCCGGTGGTTCGCCACTACCTATGACGATGTCGCGATCCTCCCCGACTTTGCACTCGAAACAAATCCCGAGCTATTCGAGCGTTGCGAATTGCTCGTACTCGCATATCACATCGAATATGTTTCGCGGGCGATGTACGATTCGCTTCTCGACATCCTCACGCGCCCGGTATCGATGATCTCGCTCGGTGCGAACCAACTCTATTGGAGCGTACGGTGGAACGCGGACCACACGCAGATGGAGTGTCACAAAGACCTCACCTCATTCTCGAACCCACACGAATATGGCGGCATGTGGCGGCATCATTTACGGTTCGTACAACGCATCATGGGCGTAGGCTACAATGGTGCAGGAATGCACACTTGGGCGCCGTACCGTGTGACGAATGCCTCGCACTGGCTCTTTGAGGGTACGGGTGTCAAGAACGGTGACCTCTTCGGAGTA is part of the Bacteroidota bacterium genome and encodes:
- a CDS encoding 2Fe-2S iron-sulfur cluster binding domain-containing protein; translated protein: MNVTCEALVGDSVLDVALANGIDLQHNCGGVCACSTCHVIVKQGMDAFPEMTDDEADQLDEAEGLTLQSRLGCQTRIEKDAEIIVEIPQLNPSIAHLFHEGAKAD
- the iscX gene encoding Fe-S cluster assembly protein IscX, with the translated sequence MNWNTIDDIGEALFEAKPDIDPLTVRFTDLRDWIAALPDWEDDIHSSNEAKLEAVQMAWYEVWKDEHGN
- the erpA gene encoding iron-sulfur cluster insertion protein ErpA, translated to MPSVEETTVEKAFSNIEEEISLTEKARAEVQKIMQANNIPETYGLRVGVKGGGCSGLSYSLGFDKAPREGDKTIVIDGVQIFVDPKSLFYLSGTQLDYTDGLNGRGFVFNNPNATKTCGCGSSFGA
- a CDS encoding Rrf2 family transcriptional regulator, producing MLRLSKRVEYGLMALQYLAKTGQVATSREISDATNIPYDLLAKIMQSLKRDGIIDSFQGVRGGYRMMISPEQITLNRVVGALDEVTALTECASENPDHEACSMFESCTIKHPMAKLQEKLTESIGNTTIAELMTA
- the gmhA gene encoding D-sedoheptulose 7-phosphate isomerase, which translates into the protein MSLSHIQGFLKTAEENLILLQKDSHTLAQIDAFVDLLETTFRNGNKVYSAGNGGSHCDAMHFAEEWTGRYRKDRKPLPALALSDPSHLSCVSNDYGFEHVFERMVDAFGVKGDVFVGITTSGNSPNILLAAETAKKKGMKVVGLLGKDGGKMKPLCDIPIVVPGATTDRIQELHIKVIHIAIECTERRLFPELYND
- the iscU gene encoding Fe-S cluster assembly scaffold IscU; its protein translation is MAYSEKVMDHYAHPRNVGTLDPNDPTVGTGLVGAPECGDVMRLQIKISDDGIIEDAKFKTFGCGSAIASSSFATELIKGKSVDEALAIKNTTIVSELNLPPVKIHCSVLAEDAIKAALEDYKKKQAQLHEEVANA
- a CDS encoding IscS subfamily cysteine desulfurase, which codes for MVKLPIYLDNNATTQMDPRVLDAMMPYFTEHFGNAASRNHPFGWKAEEAVDWARTTIAKYIGADEKEIVFTSGATESDNLAIKGIAEMYASKGDHIITATTEHKAVLDTCKALERKGVKVTYLTVSKEGFVDLDQLRDAITDRTTLVTLMHANNEVGTIQDLEAIGKICHEKGVIFHTDSTQSVGKIPFDVQRMNVDLASLSAHKIYGPKGVGALYVRKKNPRVKLASQMDGGGHERGMRSGTLNVPGIVGLAKALELCVTEMESETKRIQGLRDDLWNKIAASLDEVYINGPDPIKHAARRLPGNLNVSFAFVEGEALMMGIKDIAVSSGSACTSATLEPSYVLKALGVGEDLAHTSIRFGIGRFTTQEEIDYTAEKLIGAVKHLRDMSPLYELAKAGVDLKSIEWAHH
- the hscB gene encoding Fe-S protein assembly co-chaperone HscB encodes the protein MNDFFETLGIARTFRDEDAAQLERRFHELQRRYHPDHSAAKGGDAIGDALERSSQINAAYRTLRDPISRTKYLLSLFGYSVENAKQVPMDLLELVMSVQEHVALMQAGAKLGNQLQNVEADLNARIVALRSEIDTQRSAWDSIAEHSIPGAALRDDEKKILETLTRSLATRAYLQTLHDTLSAAKEGRSLVLKH
- a CDS encoding superoxide dismutase codes for the protein MKAYDYKLKARPYSDEEAKTLLAKVIDAETTDWHYNTHHKGYVDKLNEIEKSLETADASKSNGNYSVYGELKRRWTWNHAGNVLHDLYWENLGGDGNVANAPDLKTLIERDFGSFDAWKADFKACAIAAKLSGWAVLIVDQLGSGQLRNVVVDEHHYGAVWGAIPLVACDVFEHAYYHKDGPKRAAYIDNFIGDIHWGRANDRYKKFAAR
- the hscA gene encoding Fe-S protein assembly chaperone HscA; translated protein: MALPGQQPDGKVVGIDLGTTNSLIAYVEDGDAIVIPGRDGGLVPSVVTLDDHGAVIAVGNPAKRRALTDAGHTVYSVKRLMGKSYSDVQKEAGMLSYRLVPKEEGLVRVSIGDREYTPIELSAFVLKELKERAEKYFGEPVSKAVITVPAYFNDAQRQATKDAGRLAGLDVLRIVNEPTAAALAYGLDKKKEGIIAVYDLGGGTFDISILKLTNGIFEVLSTNGDTYLGGDDIDRRIMELVISQLQRIEPNFVPTAEELQLIRTESERAKIALSSSPNAMLEVKIPRLDLNYKRSLTRQELEMMIRPILDRTKQPCIDALKDAHLTSKDIDEVVLVGGATRMPAVKQLVQELFGRKPHDSLNPDETVALGAAIQANVLAGNSTELLLLDVTPLSLGIETIGGMMSTIIARNTTIPTKAKETYTTFADNQTGVVVNVYQGERDFVKDNRHLASFTLKGIPPLPAGAAKVEVTFMIDADGILHVSALETHTGIAQTIDVTPSYGLTDDEIERMLRDSIVHAQEDIAARRLGEAKTEGERIANATEKVLGDIRRGTITFSRARMADLKIDKIIDALYGLRKALGSDSAKEIQALTEALEQVTQPLAQEILNASVSQALAGKAVEEAGA